One Microlunatus soli genomic window carries:
- a CDS encoding TetR/AcrR family transcriptional regulator, with translation MIESIGRRARKKAVTRRTIADAALRLFLERGYDAVGIREVAAEADVAVTTLFSHFASKEALVFEQDEDFEQRLTQAVADRRPDEPLIPVLRREILAMVRHCTAAGAVPLWAMIDSSPDLRKYEESMRLRHADALAAAIVADLGLPAITTTCRTIAKFTVDAFSLAREAAEPEAAVDEIFPMIEAAWAVAESARSSTRSPA, from the coding sequence GCACGGAAAAAGGCTGTGACCCGTCGGACGATCGCCGACGCCGCGCTGCGACTCTTCCTGGAGCGGGGCTACGACGCGGTCGGCATCCGCGAGGTGGCAGCCGAGGCCGACGTTGCGGTCACCACCCTGTTCTCCCACTTCGCCTCCAAGGAGGCGCTGGTGTTCGAGCAGGATGAGGACTTCGAGCAGCGGCTGACCCAAGCTGTCGCTGATCGGCGGCCGGATGAACCACTCATACCGGTGCTGCGCCGCGAGATCCTGGCCATGGTGCGACACTGCACCGCCGCCGGTGCCGTGCCACTCTGGGCGATGATCGACTCCTCGCCCGACTTGCGGAAGTACGAGGAGTCGATGCGGCTGCGGCACGCGGACGCGCTGGCTGCCGCGATCGTCGCCGACCTCGGTCTGCCGGCGATCACGACGACCTGCCGGACCATCGCGAAATTCACTGTCGACGCCTTTTCACTGGCTCGCGAAGCTGCTGAGCCCGAGGCTGCGGTGGACGAGATCTTCCCGATGATCGAAGCGGCCTGGGCGGTCGCCGAGTCGGCGCGCTCCAGCACTCGGTCGCCGGCTTGA
- a CDS encoding SCO6745 family protein has protein sequence MRTPTTPSTARRLHPLIATIHEVAYSGDDADQELRALGMRNYWDGYFASRAAPLGRASAEVVDAVFYNFAPGEVARHIPRVWDVITPEAALAARERGCVASLRRMLGTSAGSPDIARAAELATRAAVSASCEGRPLYAGLRALPFPEEPLARLWHAATLLREHRGDGHNAALVCAGIGRTECHVLHALSSDMAPEEFGRIGHLPGPQLAAVVDGLRDRGLVDAAGKLTDTGRQVKNRIETCTDERAAPAYDVLEPAEVEQLITDLEPIAARISPGAP, from the coding sequence ATGCGCACACCGACAACGCCGTCCACCGCCCGCCGGCTGCATCCGCTGATAGCCACGATCCACGAGGTCGCCTATTCCGGCGATGACGCGGACCAGGAACTCAGAGCGCTCGGGATGCGGAACTACTGGGACGGCTACTTCGCCTCTCGTGCCGCGCCGCTGGGCCGGGCATCGGCCGAGGTGGTCGACGCGGTCTTCTACAACTTTGCTCCCGGCGAGGTGGCCCGACACATACCCCGGGTCTGGGACGTCATCACTCCCGAGGCAGCACTGGCTGCCCGCGAGCGGGGCTGCGTGGCGTCGCTGCGCCGGATGCTCGGCACGTCGGCCGGCTCCCCCGACATCGCCCGCGCGGCGGAGTTGGCCACCCGGGCCGCGGTCAGCGCCTCATGCGAAGGTCGGCCGTTGTACGCCGGACTGCGCGCACTCCCATTCCCCGAGGAGCCGCTCGCACGACTCTGGCACGCAGCAACCCTGCTCCGTGAGCACCGCGGCGACGGCCACAACGCCGCCCTGGTCTGCGCCGGGATCGGCCGCACCGAATGCCACGTGCTGCACGCCCTGTCCTCCGACATGGCACCCGAGGAGTTCGGCCGGATAGGTCACCTTCCCGGTCCGCAGTTGGCGGCAGTGGTGGACGGACTCCGCGACCGCGGCCTGGTCGACGCCGCCGGCAAGCTGACCGACACCGGCCGCCAGGTCAAGAACCGAATCGAGACCTGCACCGACGAGCGCGCCGCGCCGGCTTACGACGTACTGGAGCCAGCCGAGGTGGAGCAGTTGATCACCGACCTGGAGCCGATCGCCGCAAGGATCTCCCCGGGAGCCCCGTGA